The following coding sequences lie in one Trichocoleus desertorum ATA4-8-CV12 genomic window:
- a CDS encoding response regulator transcription factor, which yields MRVLLVEDDPKQLMPLQMALSQAGHSVDGVKDGETAQWLLLEKEYDLLVLDWMLPRVNGVTLCRQFRAAGKTAPVLMITARDTTPEKVTGLDAGADDYLVKPIDLVEFMARVRALRRRSPLWQGDTLSLKDLHLHLDTLTVERQGASVSLSSREFQLLEYFMRHPRQVLTRHQIEQAVWEWGTEPESNAMTVLVRKLRHRLQAVGAADWIESIYGMGYRLTPPETHES from the coding sequence ATGAGAGTTTTGCTGGTAGAAGATGATCCAAAACAACTGATGCCGCTGCAAATGGCGCTCTCTCAGGCAGGACACAGCGTAGATGGAGTCAAAGATGGTGAGACAGCTCAGTGGCTTCTATTAGAAAAAGAATATGATTTACTGGTTCTAGATTGGATGTTGCCGCGTGTCAACGGTGTCACCCTCTGTCGCCAATTTCGAGCAGCTGGGAAAACCGCTCCAGTTTTAATGATCACGGCAAGAGACACCACGCCTGAGAAAGTAACTGGATTAGACGCAGGTGCAGATGATTACCTAGTGAAACCGATCGACCTAGTCGAGTTCATGGCACGAGTCCGGGCATTGAGACGGCGATCGCCCCTTTGGCAAGGAGATACACTGAGCCTTAAGGATCTCCACCTCCACCTAGATACTCTGACTGTTGAACGGCAAGGTGCATCTGTTTCGCTCTCCAGTCGTGAGTTTCAACTGTTGGAGTATTTCATGCGCCATCCCCGGCAGGTGTTAACCCGCCACCAAATCGAGCAGGCAGTATGGGAGTGGGGAACCGAACCCGAAAGCAATGCAATGACTGTCCTGGTTCGCAAACTGCGTCACCGCTTGCAGGCCGTAGGAGCGGCTGATTGGATTGAGAGCATTTATGGCATGGGCTATCGTCTAACTCCCCCTGAAACGCATGAATCTTGA
- a CDS encoding DEAD/DEAH box helicase: MSYVAENALIIQSDRSVLLEVHSPRADAARAAIAPFAELIKSPEHIHTYQISPLSIWNARAAGMPVDDMIAALRDHAKYPMPEAVAQEISALGSRYGLTVIERDDNRLLLKTADVPLAELLSRTNEVAKYLKDRLCDRVFAVNAGDRGVLKQALLVAGYPAEDLAGYVTGDALKLELRPITTSGAPFGLRDYQKASAEAFYQAGRVQGGSGVIVLPCGAGKTMVGLAAIAQVQENTLILTSSLTSVRQWQRELLDKTTLPPDAIAEYSGESKQTAPITLATYQILSYRASKDGEFPHFQLFNARSWGLIIYDEVHLLPAPIFRITAELQARRRLGLTATLIREDGKEGDVFALIGPKRYDVPWRELEGQGFIAAAECTEIRIPQTTARQMEYAVADKRHQFRIAAENPRKHEVVRSLLQKEHGHRILIIGEFLDQLKQIATLTGLPLVTGKTPQTERDRRYEQFRSGEISGLILSRVGNFALDLPDADVLIQVSGKYGSRQEEAQRLGRVLRPKSDGRSAQFYTLVSLRTCEEEFARHRQLFLAEQGYSYHIEILAE; this comes from the coding sequence ATGTCCTACGTTGCCGAAAATGCGCTGATTATTCAAAGCGATCGCTCCGTGTTGTTGGAAGTGCATTCACCTCGTGCGGATGCGGCTCGTGCAGCGATCGCCCCCTTTGCGGAACTAATTAAAAGCCCTGAACATATCCACACCTATCAGATTTCACCGCTGAGTATCTGGAATGCTCGTGCCGCCGGAATGCCTGTTGACGACATGATTGCAGCTCTACGCGACCACGCTAAGTACCCAATGCCCGAAGCGGTGGCTCAAGAAATTAGCGCTCTGGGCAGTCGCTATGGTCTGACGGTGATTGAGCGCGATGACAATCGCCTGCTGCTTAAAACCGCCGATGTTCCACTCGCCGAACTCCTCAGCCGCACGAATGAGGTGGCGAAGTATCTCAAAGACCGTCTCTGCGATCGAGTGTTTGCGGTCAATGCTGGCGATCGGGGTGTCTTGAAGCAGGCGTTGCTAGTGGCAGGATATCCGGCGGAAGATTTGGCAGGCTATGTCACGGGCGATGCGCTTAAGTTGGAGTTACGACCCATCACTACATCCGGTGCGCCATTTGGCCTGCGCGATTATCAGAAAGCATCGGCTGAAGCCTTTTATCAGGCGGGACGGGTACAAGGTGGCAGCGGTGTGATTGTGCTGCCCTGCGGAGCCGGAAAAACCATGGTCGGGTTAGCCGCGATCGCGCAGGTGCAGGAAAATACCCTGATTCTCACCAGCAGCCTCACCTCTGTTCGCCAGTGGCAGCGTGAACTATTGGATAAAACAACGCTGCCCCCAGATGCGATCGCCGAGTACAGTGGTGAATCAAAACAGACGGCTCCGATCACGTTGGCGACCTATCAAATCTTGAGCTATCGCGCCAGCAAAGACGGGGAGTTTCCGCACTTCCAACTGTTTAATGCGCGATCGTGGGGGTTAATTATCTATGACGAAGTGCATCTACTGCCTGCCCCCATCTTCCGAATTACGGCTGAACTACAAGCCCGCCGCCGTCTCGGACTCACCGCCACTCTGATTCGCGAAGATGGCAAAGAAGGAGATGTTTTCGCCCTGATCGGCCCCAAACGCTACGATGTGCCTTGGCGCGAACTTGAAGGTCAAGGCTTCATTGCGGCAGCGGAATGCACCGAGATTCGGATTCCCCAAACTACAGCTAGGCAGATGGAATATGCGGTTGCCGACAAACGCCACCAGTTTCGGATTGCCGCAGAAAATCCGCGTAAACATGAAGTGGTGCGATCGCTGTTACAGAAAGAGCACGGTCATCGCATTTTGATCATTGGGGAATTTTTGGATCAACTGAAGCAGATCGCCACTTTGACTGGGCTACCGCTCGTGACAGGGAAAACGCCCCAAACAGAACGCGATCGCCGCTACGAGCAGTTCCGGTCCGGTGAAATCTCCGGGCTAATTTTGTCTCGGGTCGGCAACTTTGCGCTCGATTTGCCTGATGCTGATGTGCTGATTCAAGTGTCTGGCAAGTACGGCTCACGGCAGGAAGAAGCCCAGCGGCTCGGTCGAGTCTTGCGCCCCAAGTCGGATGGTCGTAGCGCCCAATTTTACACGTTGGTTTCCTTGCGTACCTGTGAAGAAGAGTTTGCCCGTCATCGGCAGTTGTTTCTGGCTGAGCAGGGCTACAGCTATCACATCGAAATTCTTGCCGAATGA
- a CDS encoding two-component sensor histidine kinase, whose product MFNRSRRNLARWFTLSMGSILVLFAGVIYQIEVKDKLEALDRLLYDKTRVMAASVHYEVRQDQSQVDLNHVPLLGSGSHPLAEDLIYVRWYNAQGQLVRFFGASPPDQLNASFGYLTVQSTDPLLENEIWLRQATLPVEGRTGTLGYLQVATPLRETQQELQQLQMALTLTVPIALGLIALTGWVLSGFAMQPIRQAYQQLQRFTADASHELRSPISAILTNAQLGLLIAPNDSHYHHPLENIVDSAKSMGALVNNLLLLARHQGQLTPESLKLIDLNDLLKSLATQFATLAEQKTIDLTYEQPEQLIELWADPDLLRQAIENLLNNACKYTRAGGTIRVNLVPYPGWAVIQVIDTGIGIPEADLSYIFDRFYRVDTERSLESGGFGLGLAIAQQIVQAHSGSIHVTSVVGQGSMFQVELPLKLPS is encoded by the coding sequence GTGTTTAACCGAAGTCGTCGCAACCTGGCTCGTTGGTTCACCCTTTCGATGGGAAGCATTTTGGTGCTGTTTGCTGGAGTGATTTATCAGATCGAGGTCAAGGATAAACTGGAAGCACTTGATCGCCTGCTCTACGACAAAACTAGAGTGATGGCTGCTAGCGTGCATTATGAAGTTCGTCAAGACCAGAGCCAGGTCGATCTGAACCATGTTCCGTTATTGGGCAGTGGCTCACACCCGCTTGCAGAAGATCTGATTTATGTGCGCTGGTATAACGCGCAAGGACAGCTTGTTCGCTTTTTTGGAGCTTCTCCCCCAGACCAGTTAAATGCGTCCTTCGGTTATCTCACGGTTCAATCGACTGATCCACTTTTGGAGAACGAAATTTGGCTTCGTCAAGCGACATTACCCGTTGAGGGCAGAACTGGAACTTTGGGGTATCTTCAGGTTGCCACTCCCCTCAGAGAGACTCAGCAGGAACTTCAGCAGCTTCAGATGGCGCTGACCCTAACCGTACCGATCGCACTAGGGCTAATTGCCCTCACAGGCTGGGTTCTTAGCGGCTTCGCCATGCAACCAATTCGGCAAGCCTATCAACAGCTTCAACGGTTCACAGCAGATGCTTCCCATGAGTTGCGATCGCCCATTTCCGCTATTCTGACCAACGCTCAACTAGGATTACTCATCGCCCCCAATGATTCCCACTACCATCATCCTTTAGAAAACATTGTCGATAGCGCGAAATCAATGGGTGCTCTCGTCAACAATCTGTTATTGCTCGCTCGTCATCAGGGACAACTTACACCAGAATCACTCAAATTAATCGACCTTAACGATTTGCTCAAAAGTTTGGCAACTCAGTTCGCAACCTTAGCAGAACAGAAAACTATCGATCTGACCTATGAGCAGCCTGAGCAATTGATCGAACTGTGGGCTGATCCTGATTTGCTGCGGCAGGCGATCGAAAATCTGCTCAACAATGCCTGTAAATATACCCGCGCTGGCGGCACGATCCGGGTGAATCTAGTGCCTTACCCCGGTTGGGCAGTTATTCAGGTAATCGATACGGGCATCGGAATTCCAGAAGCTGACTTATCCTACATCTTCGATCGCTTCTACCGGGTAGATACCGAACGCTCCCTGGAGAGCGGTGGCTTTGGTTTAGGGTTGGCGATCGCTCAGCAAATTGTTCAAGCTCACAGTGGGTCTATCCATGTAACCAGCGTTGTCGGTCAAGGTTCAATGTTTCAAGTCGAACTACCGCTCAAACTACCCTCCTAG
- a CDS encoding helicase-associated domain-containing protein: MPYYSQPERISTLLEALNHQTVDQLKALAQLLPNGRIPTRKAELVSYVMERMQVKSLRSLWQQGDRLQQATIVEVVHSSNDYYQQQRFVSKYGAEATWTTDERSSYYAFNHNPSILGLFFYSGTMPQDLKAQLKTFVPLPETTQIESLETLPPTLTRTLVEYNYRDRKQHSRQVEFPLSIRETEAVAGRDVQTVLRLVDLGKVSVSDKTFFPPGATLTTIAEVLEDGDYYSDWTAKRSPAEWDYSYDIGAIKPFAWVMLLQAGKLVELNGKRLVLTKTGQKAINHSPEKTLQTLWKQWLKTTSLDELRRIDSIKGQTGKAKRSLTAVAGRRSVIVNALKDCPVTRWVALSDFLRYMVAAGYDFEVSRNSETLSIEGYGSLYYGSWLFLEARYILCFLFEYVSTLGLIDVAYLHPDEGFLILPSNDDYNDATLSRYDGLAYFRLNALGAYCLGLSDRYEAAVPVQKEMLRILPNLEVVAVSELSRADRLMLNSFLVSVSDVVWKLDQAKLLNAIAQGRTVAELQDWLIANSSEALPQPVTQFLADLQTRTTSLQDLGSARLIRCADAALAAQIASDSRTKAFCFIADQPKAAAAGQACYLVVPAETETKFHNGLKKLGYSLPGLS, encoded by the coding sequence ATGCCCTACTACAGCCAGCCAGAGAGAATTTCAACACTGCTCGAAGCCCTCAATCATCAAACCGTTGATCAGCTAAAAGCACTGGCGCAACTGTTGCCGAATGGTAGAATTCCAACGCGAAAAGCCGAGCTTGTCAGCTACGTGATGGAACGAATGCAAGTCAAATCGTTGCGATCGCTATGGCAGCAGGGCGATCGCCTGCAACAAGCCACGATTGTTGAAGTGGTTCACAGCTCAAACGATTACTACCAGCAGCAACGATTTGTCAGCAAGTACGGTGCAGAAGCGACTTGGACGACTGACGAGCGCTCATCCTATTATGCGTTCAACCACAATCCGTCAATTTTGGGGCTGTTTTTCTACAGTGGCACCATGCCGCAAGACCTAAAAGCGCAACTCAAAACATTTGTGCCGTTGCCAGAAACAACGCAAATTGAAAGTCTAGAGACGCTGCCACCTACCCTGACGCGAACGCTCGTGGAGTATAACTACCGCGATCGCAAACAGCACTCTAGACAAGTTGAATTCCCATTGAGTATTCGTGAAACTGAAGCGGTTGCAGGACGAGATGTGCAGACGGTTTTGCGGTTAGTAGACTTGGGCAAAGTGTCTGTCAGCGACAAAACGTTTTTCCCTCCGGGCGCGACCCTGACGACCATTGCTGAAGTGTTGGAAGACGGCGACTACTACAGTGATTGGACAGCGAAGCGATCGCCAGCAGAATGGGATTACAGTTATGACATCGGCGCAATCAAGCCATTCGCCTGGGTGATGCTGTTGCAGGCAGGCAAGCTTGTGGAATTGAACGGTAAACGGTTGGTTCTAACGAAGACTGGACAAAAAGCGATCAATCATTCGCCTGAAAAGACGCTGCAAACATTATGGAAACAGTGGCTGAAAACGACCAGTCTGGATGAACTGCGGCGCATTGACAGTATCAAGGGTCAAACCGGAAAAGCCAAACGCAGCCTCACCGCTGTAGCTGGACGACGCAGCGTGATTGTGAATGCACTGAAGGATTGCCCAGTCACGCGATGGGTGGCGCTGTCCGACTTTTTACGCTACATGGTCGCCGCAGGGTATGACTTTGAGGTTAGCCGCAACAGCGAGACATTGTCGATCGAGGGTTACGGTTCGCTCTACTATGGCAGTTGGCTATTTCTAGAAGCCCGATATATTCTATGTTTCCTGTTTGAGTATGTATCAACGCTGGGCTTAATTGATGTGGCTTACCTGCATCCGGATGAGGGCTTTTTAATATTGCCCAGCAATGATGATTATAATGATGCCACGTTGAGCCGCTACGATGGGCTAGCATATTTTCGTCTGAATGCGCTCGGTGCTTACTGTCTAGGCTTGAGCGATCGCTACGAAGCTGCCGTCCCTGTGCAGAAAGAGATGCTGCGAATTCTGCCCAATTTAGAAGTTGTGGCGGTGAGTGAGCTGTCTCGTGCCGATCGCCTGATGCTCAACAGTTTTCTTGTCTCCGTGTCTGACGTGGTGTGGAAGTTGGATCAGGCAAAGCTGTTGAATGCGATCGCTCAGGGTCGTACCGTGGCGGAACTGCAAGACTGGCTGATTGCCAACAGTAGCGAAGCCTTGCCGCAACCCGTGACTCAGTTTCTTGCCGACCTGCAAACCCGTACTACCAGTCTGCAAGATTTGGGTTCTGCCCGGTTGATTCGCTGTGCTGACGCTGCGCTTGCCGCCCAAATTGCCAGCGATTCGCGGACCAAAGCGTTCTGTTTTATCGCGGATCAGCCGAAAGCTGCTGCTGCGGGACAGGCGTGCTATCTGGTTGTGCCTGCCGAAACAGAAACCAAGTTTCACAATGGGTTAAAGAAGTTGGGCTACAGTCTGCCGGGGTTGAGCTAA
- a CDS encoding TrkA family potassium uptake protein, with product MYVVIGGAGMMGLGLAQQLLKLGHTVAIIDVDPLACRFAREKIGVMAFEGSAVSTTVLLEAGIRQADAVVAALRDDALNLALITLSRSYSISHIVVRMRDREFLEAYRLAQASHIISTVDLAVATMTNAIEYPEVESMMHFEQGQVEVLKLPVPSDCYVAGRTVAQIAQDPRFPNSSLIIGYQCHACANLEIPNGNTILEAGSTILVVTRPELVHPMIEYLGIHASHLPTIEVSHPNL from the coding sequence ATGTATGTTGTCATTGGTGGCGCAGGAATGATGGGACTGGGGCTAGCTCAGCAGTTATTAAAACTCGGTCATACTGTTGCAATCATCGATGTAGACCCGCTGGCTTGTCGCTTTGCGCGTGAAAAAATCGGTGTGATGGCATTTGAGGGAAGTGCAGTTAGCACGACAGTTCTCTTAGAAGCAGGGATTCGGCAGGCAGATGCGGTGGTGGCAGCCTTGAGAGATGATGCGCTCAATTTAGCGTTGATCACCCTATCGAGAAGCTACAGTATTTCTCATATTGTGGTGCGAATGCGCGATCGCGAATTTCTAGAAGCTTACCGTTTAGCTCAAGCTAGCCACATTATCAGCACCGTTGATTTAGCCGTTGCGACCATGACGAACGCGATTGAATATCCTGAAGTCGAGTCGATGATGCATTTTGAGCAAGGGCAGGTGGAAGTGCTAAAGCTACCTGTTCCAAGCGATTGCTATGTAGCAGGTCGCACCGTTGCCCAAATTGCTCAAGATCCACGTTTTCCAAACAGTTCGCTCATCATCGGGTATCAATGTCACGCTTGTGCCAACCTGGAGATTCCCAATGGCAACACCATTCTTGAAGCTGGCTCAACCATCTTGGTCGTCACTCGCCCTGAGCTAGTCCACCCGATGATTGAGTATCTGGGTATTCACGCTAGTCATCTTCCAACGATAGAAGTTTCTCATCCAAATCTTTGA
- a CDS encoding cation-transporting P-type ATPase: MTVLDSVKSTEQQWHHLSQEQVVRLLKTDPEQGLSFTEVAERHDRFGPNQLTAQKKQSAWLRFLQQFNQPLLYILLVAGLVTAFLQEWIDSGVIFGVTLLNAIIGFVQESKAEDAIAALSEAVTTDATIHRNGQKQVVSSRELVPGDLVLLSSGDKVPADLRLIEIRDLQVDESALTGESVPVEKNLHPLEADTPLAERTNMAYTGSLITFGQGRGVVVGIGEMTETGHLSQLMQQSTTIETPLTRKIDKFSKTLLYVILGLATFTFAVGIAQGFSWIEVFKAAVALAVSAIPEGLPAILTVTLAIGVSQMAKHHAIIRKLPAIETLGSTTVICSDKTGTLTENQMTVQEIDAGGRRYRVSGGGYAPDGEISLNGHTIDLAKTSALYECLQAGLLCNDSHLEMQDGNWMVVGSPTEGALIAAAHKAGLVTDKLEQALPRLDTLPFESQFQYMATLHRNRPERLIYVKGSAEAILKRCRQMVDDDGEAITPSGNCKAIALNPTQIEQTVESMAKKGLRVLALAKKAVPDSQSSIEHSDLEQGLVFLGLQGMIDPPRPEAIHAIESCKSAGIRVKMITGDHAKTAAAIAQQMGLSQTKDAPVFTGQELARLDEQGLANAVEQSDVFARVAPEQKLRIVEALQSKGEIVAMTGDGVNDAPALKQADIGVAMGITGTEVTKEAADMILTNDNFASIEAAVEEGRTVYKNLLRAIAFILPVNGGESMTILIAVMLATPLPILPVQILWLNMVSSVALSLPLAFEPPSPDVMQHPPRPTHEPLLSRTLIIRILTVSLFNWIVIFGTFNWIVRTTGNEDLARTMAIQALVAAEAFYLLGISRFISAIAAKLRGKDESLGYAVAIGIAGVFILQLLFSQWSLMNRLFATEALTLTQGLICLGIGLPMIALAALLKRFAPLK; the protein is encoded by the coding sequence ATGACAGTACTGGATAGTGTCAAATCAACAGAACAGCAATGGCATCACCTTTCTCAGGAGCAAGTTGTCCGTTTGCTCAAAACTGATCCTGAGCAGGGTTTGTCTTTCACAGAGGTAGCGGAGCGACACGATCGCTTTGGCCCAAATCAATTAACTGCTCAGAAAAAACAGAGTGCCTGGTTGCGATTTCTCCAGCAGTTCAATCAACCGCTGCTTTATATTTTGTTGGTTGCGGGGCTAGTGACAGCGTTTCTGCAAGAATGGATCGATTCGGGCGTGATTTTTGGGGTGACACTGCTCAATGCCATCATTGGCTTTGTGCAAGAGTCTAAGGCAGAGGATGCGATCGCTGCTTTATCGGAAGCTGTTACAACTGATGCAACAATTCACCGCAACGGTCAAAAGCAAGTGGTTTCATCCCGCGAACTGGTTCCTGGCGATCTCGTCTTGCTATCTTCCGGTGATAAAGTACCTGCGGATCTGCGGCTGATTGAAATTCGTGACTTACAGGTAGACGAATCAGCCCTTACAGGAGAATCAGTTCCAGTCGAAAAAAACCTTCATCCCCTAGAAGCAGACACTCCGCTAGCAGAGCGCACCAACATGGCGTACACTGGCAGTCTCATCACCTTTGGGCAGGGGCGTGGAGTTGTTGTGGGCATTGGAGAAATGACCGAAACCGGGCACCTCTCCCAACTAATGCAACAAAGTACAACCATAGAAACTCCCCTGACTCGCAAAATCGATAAATTCAGCAAAACCCTGCTGTACGTCATTTTGGGACTAGCTACCTTCACCTTTGCGGTCGGCATTGCTCAAGGATTTTCCTGGATTGAGGTGTTCAAGGCGGCGGTTGCTCTGGCGGTCAGTGCGATTCCCGAAGGGTTGCCTGCCATTCTTACAGTGACATTAGCGATCGGTGTATCTCAGATGGCAAAGCACCACGCCATCATTCGTAAACTGCCAGCGATCGAGACTCTGGGCAGTACCACCGTGATTTGTTCCGACAAAACTGGAACTCTGACCGAGAATCAAATGACGGTTCAGGAAATTGATGCGGGTGGCAGGCGTTATCGGGTAAGTGGTGGAGGCTATGCGCCGGATGGAGAAATTTCTCTGAATGGACACACAATTGATCTGGCAAAGACATCGGCTTTATATGAATGCCTGCAAGCTGGACTGTTGTGCAACGACTCGCATCTAGAAATGCAGGATGGAAACTGGATGGTGGTTGGTAGCCCCACAGAAGGAGCGCTGATTGCTGCCGCTCACAAAGCTGGACTCGTTACAGACAAGCTGGAGCAGGCGCTTCCTCGGCTTGACACCCTGCCGTTTGAATCTCAATTTCAATACATGGCAACACTGCATCGCAACCGACCAGAACGGTTGATTTATGTCAAAGGTTCGGCTGAAGCCATCCTCAAACGATGCCGTCAGATGGTTGATGATGATGGAGAGGCGATTACCCCTTCGGGGAACTGCAAAGCGATCGCCCTCAACCCAACACAAATTGAGCAAACTGTAGAGAGCATGGCAAAAAAAGGGCTACGGGTTCTGGCACTTGCCAAGAAAGCTGTACCTGATTCTCAAAGCTCGATTGAGCATTCTGACCTGGAGCAAGGTTTGGTATTCCTGGGATTGCAAGGCATGATCGATCCGCCTCGTCCCGAAGCGATTCACGCCATCGAATCCTGTAAGTCTGCGGGGATTCGGGTCAAGATGATCACGGGCGACCATGCCAAAACAGCAGCGGCGATCGCTCAACAAATGGGTCTAAGTCAAACTAAGGATGCACCCGTTTTCACAGGTCAAGAACTTGCCCGACTGGATGAGCAAGGATTAGCCAACGCCGTTGAGCAGAGCGATGTGTTTGCGCGAGTTGCACCTGAGCAAAAACTGCGGATTGTAGAAGCACTCCAATCCAAAGGTGAGATTGTGGCAATGACAGGAGATGGAGTCAATGATGCACCTGCGTTGAAGCAAGCTGACATTGGAGTGGCAATGGGCATCACGGGCACCGAAGTCACGAAAGAAGCAGCAGATATGATTCTGACCAATGATAACTTCGCTTCGATTGAAGCCGCTGTTGAAGAAGGACGCACTGTTTATAAAAATCTGTTACGGGCGATCGCCTTCATCCTGCCCGTGAATGGTGGCGAATCCATGACCATCTTAATTGCGGTGATGTTAGCAACTCCACTGCCGATTCTGCCCGTGCAAATTCTCTGGCTGAATATGGTCAGTTCTGTTGCCTTGAGTCTACCGCTGGCATTTGAGCCACCCTCTCCAGATGTGATGCAACACCCCCCTCGTCCCACTCACGAACCACTGTTGTCTCGCACGCTAATCATCCGAATTTTAACCGTTTCACTATTTAACTGGATTGTGATCTTTGGAACGTTCAATTGGATTGTTCGTACCACCGGAAACGAGGATCTGGCGCGGACAATGGCAATTCAAGCCTTGGTTGCAGCAGAAGCTTTTTACCTATTAGGTATTAGCCGCTTTATTTCGGCGATCGCTGCGAAACTACGTGGTAAAGATGAGTCGCTGGGTTACGCGGTGGCGATCGGTATTGCAGGGGTTTTCATCCTTCAACTTCTATTCAGCCAATGGAGCCTCATGAACAGGCTCTTTGCAACTGAAGCATTAACTCTGACTCAAGGCTTGATTTGCCTTGGCATTGGTCTACCTATGATTGCTTTAGCCGCGTTGCTGAAGCGGTTTGCTCCATTGAAATAA
- a CDS encoding YnfA family protein, with protein sequence MTTIFSLLIFVLSGLCEIGGGYLIWLWLREGKSIWLALIGAILLTTYGFVATLQPANFGRAYAAYGGIFILLSILWGWRIDQIAPDRLDWTGATIILVGVLIMMYAPRV encoded by the coding sequence GTGACAACCATTTTTTCACTATTGATTTTTGTTTTGTCGGGTTTGTGTGAGATTGGGGGCGGCTACCTAATTTGGTTATGGCTACGCGAAGGAAAAAGCATCTGGCTGGCGTTGATTGGCGCTATTTTGCTGACAACCTACGGATTTGTGGCAACGCTTCAACCAGCAAATTTTGGACGAGCTTATGCAGCTTATGGCGGTATCTTTATTCTGCTGTCAATTCTGTGGGGATGGCGAATCGATCAGATTGCCCCCGATCGCCTAGATTGGACTGGAGCCACCATTATCCTAGTGGGTGTCCTGATCATGATGTACGCTCCCAGAGTTTAA
- a CDS encoding HEAT repeat domain-containing protein encodes MRIDWGELARELETGNLQSTQLSLNAIEALLGEDFFAQAVECCINFDEGWGLAEGVLKILRPLGMKHCYKIYETSHNLEERRSAVWLLKYASDRKVLEYIPEFLADPDEQIQRTVVEILDQMLFWHAVNYEDIIPILEAAANHPNEEVRKFAIGTANEETIQGMADFTKKLSDALRSELYQWKRRLKFEMIHGFDLRCVPWYGQLELSFLTGQEDFNLPEAYSDEYYLKWRLNGLPYCGSEIEAVRQWMQREFEKSGASLQYLELFLSACATALKSSEVQKVLRKYNLSQDFQITVFSPTSSLSRKNFY; translated from the coding sequence ATGCGAATTGACTGGGGAGAGTTAGCAAGAGAACTTGAGACAGGTAATTTACAGAGTACTCAGTTGAGTTTAAACGCGATCGAAGCACTTCTTGGCGAGGACTTCTTTGCCCAAGCTGTTGAGTGCTGCATCAATTTTGATGAAGGTTGGGGCTTGGCTGAAGGAGTTTTGAAAATCCTCAGACCTCTAGGAATGAAACATTGCTACAAAATCTACGAAACTAGCCATAACCTTGAAGAACGACGAAGTGCTGTATGGCTTCTAAAATACGCTTCTGATAGGAAAGTTTTAGAATACATTCCTGAATTCCTTGCCGACCCAGACGAACAGATACAAAGAACTGTCGTTGAAATTCTAGATCAAATGTTATTTTGGCATGCCGTCAACTATGAAGATATAATTCCTATTTTGGAAGCAGCAGCCAATCACCCTAATGAAGAAGTACGAAAATTCGCAATTGGAACAGCCAATGAAGAAACGATTCAGGGCATGGCTGACTTTACTAAAAAGCTTTCAGATGCGCTTCGGAGTGAACTATATCAATGGAAAAGGCGCTTAAAATTTGAAATGATTCATGGCTTTGATTTGCGCTGTGTTCCTTGGTATGGGCAATTGGAATTAAGTTTTCTCACAGGTCAAGAAGATTTTAATCTGCCAGAAGCCTATAGTGATGAGTACTATCTCAAATGGAGATTGAATGGCTTGCCTTATTGTGGAAGCGAAATCGAAGCTGTGAGGCAGTGGATGCAAAGAGAATTCGAGAAATCTGGAGCGTCATTACAATACCTAGAACTGTTTCTCTCTGCTTGTGCTACAGCATTAAAATCTTCCGAGGTTCAGAAAGTCTTACGCAAGTATAATCTCTCGCAAGACTTTCAGATAACAGTTTTTAGCCCTACTTCATCTCTATCAAGGAAGAATTTTTATTGA